A stretch of the Massilia varians genome encodes the following:
- a CDS encoding putative Na+/H+ antiporter, with protein sequence MNTLQLTGAILFAIALVHTFSTKLFHSLAKRHPRHAGLFHLLGEVEVVFGFWAFVLILAMALLAGGSEAIAYAESRQYTEPLFVFVVMVIAASQPVLDAVRDLLALLARLAPVRTEVALCWLGLALVPLSGSLITEPAAMTLAALMLAPQVFRPGVPEWLKYGAIGVLFVNVSIGGTLTSYAAPPVLMVAGTWGWDSAFMASTFGWRAALAVMFNATVITLLLRRHLTPGNVVEDVQLPWVVSIVHLALLAGVVLLAHHPVLFVGLFLLFLGYTQAYPKHQSRLIIKEGLLVGFFLAGLVVLGGMQQWWLQPLVSSLEPTALFFGALALTAITDNAALTYLGSLIAGLSDHAKYMLVAGAVAGGGLTVIANAPNPAGAALLRDGFEDGSIGMGGLFLGALGPTCVAAALFLI encoded by the coding sequence TTGAATACGCTCCAGCTTACCGGCGCCATCCTGTTCGCCATCGCCCTCGTTCACACCTTTTCCACCAAGCTGTTTCATTCCCTGGCCAAGCGCCACCCGCGCCATGCCGGGCTGTTCCACCTGCTGGGCGAGGTCGAGGTGGTGTTCGGCTTCTGGGCCTTCGTGCTGATCCTCGCCATGGCCCTGCTGGCCGGCGGCAGCGAAGCAATTGCCTATGCCGAATCGCGCCAGTACACCGAACCGCTGTTCGTGTTCGTGGTGATGGTGATCGCAGCTTCGCAGCCGGTGCTCGACGCCGTGCGCGACCTGCTGGCCCTGCTGGCGCGGCTGGCGCCGGTGCGCACCGAGGTGGCCCTGTGCTGGCTCGGCCTGGCGCTGGTGCCCCTCTCCGGCTCCCTGATCACCGAGCCGGCCGCGATGACCCTGGCCGCCCTGATGCTCGCCCCGCAGGTATTCCGGCCCGGCGTCCCCGAATGGCTCAAGTACGGCGCGATCGGCGTCCTGTTCGTGAACGTCTCGATCGGCGGCACCCTCACCTCCTACGCCGCGCCGCCGGTGCTGATGGTGGCCGGCACCTGGGGCTGGGACAGCGCCTTCATGGCCTCCACCTTCGGCTGGCGCGCCGCGCTGGCGGTGATGTTCAACGCCACCGTCATTACCCTGCTGCTGCGCCGCCACCTGACGCCGGGCAACGTGGTCGAGGACGTGCAGCTGCCCTGGGTCGTCTCCATCGTCCACCTGGCCTTGCTGGCCGGGGTGGTGCTGCTGGCCCACCATCCGGTGCTGTTCGTCGGCCTGTTCCTGCTCTTCCTCGGCTATACCCAGGCCTATCCGAAGCACCAGTCGCGCCTGATCATCAAGGAAGGCCTGCTGGTCGGCTTTTTCCTGGCCGGGCTCGTCGTGCTGGGCGGCATGCAGCAGTGGTGGCTGCAGCCCCTGGTGTCGAGCCTGGAGCCGACCGCGCTGTTCTTCGGCGCGCTGGCCCTGACGGCAATCACCGATAATGCGGCACTGACCTACCTCGGTTCGCTGATCGCGGGTTTGTCCGATCACGCCAAGTACATGCTGGTGGCCGGCGCGGTCGCCGGCGGCGGCCTGACCGTCATCGCCAACGCACCGAATCCGGCCGGCGCCGCGCTGCTGCGCGACGGCTTCGAGGACGGCTCGATCGGCATGGGCGGGCTATTTCTGGGGGCGCTGGGGCCGACCTGCGTGGCGGCGGCGCTGTTCCTGATCTGA
- the hepT gene encoding type VII toxin-antitoxin system HepT family RNase toxin, translated as MDDDILVQKAGTIERCCRRAREEYEKDPTTFVSDLTRQDAATLNVIRAWEAAIEMGDYVIGNARLGLPHDEREVITLLAEHGWISPTLAEDLKRTGEFCRAEWDYQEAPLPALVTILKRGLDDFTAYARALVSGASSA; from the coding sequence ATGGACGATGACATCCTGGTTCAGAAGGCCGGCACCATCGAACGCTGCTGCCGGCGCGCGCGCGAGGAATACGAAAAGGACCCGACCACCTTCGTGAGCGACCTCACGCGCCAGGACGCGGCCACCCTCAACGTCATCCGCGCCTGGGAAGCCGCCATCGAGATGGGCGACTACGTGATCGGCAACGCCCGGCTCGGCCTGCCGCACGACGAGCGCGAAGTCATCACCCTGCTGGCCGAACACGGCTGGATCTCCCCCACCCTGGCCGAAGACCTCAAGCGCACCGGCGAATTCTGTCGTGCCGAATGGGATTATCAGGAAGCGCCGCTGCCGGCGCTGGTGACCATCCTCAAGCGCGGGCTGGACGATTTCACGGCCTATGCCCGTGCACTGGTGAGCGGCGCGTCGAGCGCCTGA